The proteins below come from a single Candidatus Poribacteria bacterium genomic window:
- the xylA gene encoding xylose isomerase, which translates to MSEQYQPKPEHKFTFGLWTVGNPGRDPFGDVVRPPLKPTYTVQKLSELGAYGVNLHDNDLVPFDATAVERDNIVSEFKKALADHGMKVPMATTNLFYHPIFKDGAFTSNDPKVRAFAIQKTLNAIDLGVELGATIYVFWGGREGAEVDASKNGPDTVKWNREAMNYFTHYVKDQGYDLRFALEAKPNEPRGDIYLPTTGHMLHFIETLDHPEMVGVNPEFAHETMAGLNFLHGVAQAYEAGKLFHIDLNDQKMSRFDQDLRFGSENIKGAFFLVKFLEDMNWDGSRHFDAHAYRTEDEQGVWDFAAGCMRSYLILKEKARRFNEDAEIQGILAELQARDPELEALMANYNAESVGKLRKIDFEPDTLAQKGLGYEKLDQLTFEVLTGVR; encoded by the coding sequence ATGTCAGAACAGTATCAGCCTAAGCCTGAACATAAATTTACCTTTGGATTGTGGACCGTCGGTAATCCAGGACGGGACCCATTTGGTGATGTTGTCAGGCCCCCCTTGAAACCCACATACACTGTCCAAAAATTGAGCGAATTGGGTGCTTATGGTGTCAATTTACACGATAACGACCTTGTTCCTTTCGATGCCACAGCTGTCGAACGCGATAACATTGTCAGCGAATTCAAAAAGGCACTCGCCGATCACGGCATGAAGGTGCCAATGGCGACAACGAATCTTTTCTACCACCCAATCTTCAAGGACGGCGCGTTTACCTCTAACGACCCGAAGGTCCGGGCGTTTGCAATCCAGAAAACCTTGAACGCTATTGACCTCGGCGTAGAATTAGGTGCGACCATTTACGTCTTTTGGGGTGGACGCGAAGGCGCAGAAGTAGATGCCTCTAAAAACGGACCGGATACCGTCAAATGGAACCGCGAGGCGATGAACTACTTCACGCACTACGTCAAAGACCAAGGGTATGATCTCCGATTTGCGCTTGAGGCGAAGCCGAATGAACCGCGCGGCGACATCTACCTACCCACGACAGGGCACATGCTTCACTTTATCGAAACGCTTGACCACCCGGAAATGGTCGGCGTTAATCCCGAATTCGCCCATGAAACGATGGCGGGGTTAAACTTTCTCCACGGTGTCGCACAAGCTTATGAAGCAGGCAAACTCTTCCACATCGACCTCAATGACCAGAAGATGAGCCGTTTCGACCAAGACCTGCGCTTCGGTTCCGAAAACATCAAAGGTGCGTTTTTCCTCGTTAAATTCCTTGAGGACATGAACTGGGATGGCAGCCGCCACTTTGATGCTCACGCGTATCGCACTGAAGATGAACAAGGGGTTTGGGACTTCGCTGCAGGATGCATGCGGAGCTACCTGATTTTGAAGGAAAAAGCACGCCGTTTCAACGAAGACGCGGAAATTCAGGGGATTCTTGCGGAACTGCAAGCACGCGATCCCGAACTTGAAGCACTCATGGCAAACTATAACGCTGAGAGCGTCGGGAAACTGAGAAAGATAGACTTTGAACCGGACACCCTTGCACAAAAAGGACTTGGATACGAGAAATTGGATCAACTCACATTTGAAGTTTTGACGGGAGTCAGGTAA
- a CDS encoding carbon starvation protein A, translated as MNTLIIAVLSFVGFIVAYHTYGKWLARKIFGLDAQATVPSQELRDDVDYVPTKKEVIFGHHFTSIAGTGPIVGPAIAVFWGWLPALLWVVLGSVFIGAVHDFGALVVSLRNRGQSVGEVAGRMIGPRAKFLFLFVLFMGLTIVLAIFGLVIALIFSYYPESVLSVWVEIPLAIAIGLWIYRRGGNILIPSIVALGIMYIGMAVGAYILPIDLSQWLGIPLLGQTYLNVVVIWTLVLFVYCFIASVLPVWTLLQPRDFINSHELVLALLLLVLGLAVAGLTGRADLTASAPAVASDIPPDAPPIWPFLFITIACGAVSGFHCMVSSGTSSKQVASESDAQYVGYGAMLLEGGLAVIVILACCAGIGMGIFNRAGTGANYRFEPIVKADSAVPVTNHDAWKARYAIKTETNADGTTTVVSGWVSHGLKAKVSAFVDGGGNFLASLGIPLKMGIAIMAVLVASFAATTLDTATRLQRYVIYELAQTVNFKPLMNRYIATAFALVLAAAVALLQGPSGPGSGGLTLWPLFGATNQLLAGLAFMVIVFYLVRRNKPIWFAALPMIVMLIMPAWAMLHQMFNPETGWLFEGKYLLFGFGVVVEALQIWMIAEGVIAWRNARGNYPELPPLESVAAD; from the coding sequence ATGAATACGCTTATTATCGCTGTTTTGAGTTTTGTCGGCTTCATCGTCGCCTATCATACGTACGGTAAATGGTTAGCGAGAAAAATTTTCGGATTAGATGCCCAAGCAACGGTTCCGAGTCAAGAACTGAGAGATGATGTCGATTACGTCCCCACCAAAAAAGAGGTCATCTTCGGGCATCACTTCACAAGCATCGCTGGCACAGGTCCGATTGTTGGACCCGCAATTGCCGTTTTTTGGGGATGGTTACCGGCATTGCTGTGGGTCGTCCTTGGGTCCGTTTTTATAGGTGCTGTTCACGACTTTGGCGCGCTCGTGGTTTCGCTACGTAACCGTGGGCAGAGCGTTGGCGAAGTTGCGGGTCGAATGATAGGACCCCGCGCAAAATTTCTCTTCCTTTTCGTTCTCTTCATGGGCTTGACGATTGTCCTTGCTATCTTCGGTTTGGTCATCGCCCTCATTTTCTCCTATTATCCAGAATCTGTGCTGTCGGTCTGGGTGGAAATCCCGCTCGCTATCGCCATCGGTCTCTGGATCTATCGCAGGGGTGGCAATATCCTGATCCCATCTATCGTTGCACTCGGTATCATGTACATAGGGATGGCAGTTGGGGCATACATTTTACCGATCGACTTAAGTCAATGGCTCGGCATTCCACTCCTTGGACAAACCTATCTGAACGTTGTGGTGATCTGGACGCTGGTGCTTTTTGTCTACTGCTTTATCGCTTCCGTACTACCAGTCTGGACACTTCTACAACCCCGCGATTTTATTAATAGCCACGAACTTGTATTAGCACTGCTCCTACTGGTGCTTGGACTCGCCGTAGCAGGCTTAACCGGCAGAGCAGATTTAACGGCATCCGCCCCTGCTGTTGCCTCAGACATTCCACCGGATGCCCCACCGATCTGGCCCTTCCTCTTCATTACGATTGCGTGTGGTGCCGTCAGCGGTTTCCACTGTATGGTGAGTTCTGGGACCTCCAGCAAACAGGTTGCCTCTGAGAGCGACGCGCAATATGTAGGATACGGGGCAATGCTACTCGAAGGTGGACTTGCCGTTATCGTTATTCTCGCTTGTTGTGCTGGCATCGGTATGGGGATTTTTAATCGCGCTGGTACTGGTGCAAATTACAGGTTTGAACCTATTGTCAAAGCAGATAGTGCAGTCCCTGTTACGAATCATGATGCTTGGAAAGCGCGTTATGCTATCAAAACGGAAACGAATGCTGATGGAACTACCACGGTCGTCAGCGGTTGGGTAAGCCACGGACTCAAGGCAAAGGTAAGCGCGTTTGTTGATGGGGGTGGGAATTTCCTCGCCTCCCTCGGTATCCCGCTTAAGATGGGGATTGCGATTATGGCGGTCCTCGTTGCGAGTTTCGCTGCTACAACGTTAGACACAGCCACCCGACTCCAACGGTATGTTATCTATGAACTGGCACAAACGGTTAACTTCAAGCCTTTGATGAACCGTTATATAGCAACTGCGTTTGCATTAGTGCTCGCTGCTGCAGTTGCCCTGCTACAAGGACCGAGCGGTCCCGGCAGTGGTGGTTTGACGCTTTGGCCCCTCTTCGGCGCAACGAATCAACTCTTAGCAGGATTAGCCTTCATGGTCATCGTCTTCTACCTCGTCCGTCGGAATAAACCGATCTGGTTCGCAGCCCTTCCGATGATTGTCATGCTCATCATGCCTGCGTGGGCAATGCTACACCAGATGTTCAATCCGGAAACAGGTTGGCTCTTTGAAGGCAAGTATTTGCTCTTCGGATTCGGTGTTGTCGTGGAAGCCTTACAGATTTGGATGATCGCTGAAGGTGTCATCGCATGGAGAAACGCCCGCGGGAATTACCCGGAACTACCGCCGTTGGAAAGCGTTGCTGCCGATTAA
- a CDS encoding prolyl oligopeptidase family serine peptidase, protein MVQYNDMRESINDILCLELLSNSHSIAVSPDGNQLAVVVQNYRRHQARRISERFLPSGLNKGFEGSEIWLATVKNGESRNLTPNWGTSYRSAWSPDGKKLAFYSDKHGKAQLWVWERGEDEPRLASEVTIRPFSQSGPPPLWTPDGTRIVVKLQPETEVMEETLPDREAVSVTVFASCVPEETPINKENPEGESELWWPSWGHWFRSDVGVITIGTGEVQTLAQGFHPFGLRLSPDGATVGVVNFRGFEKLENAQGMYEFYLFPLDGTPPKLIADSLKFHGLLFSWSPDGRYIAYTTEGYPGSTEASKSELFLISTVDGSQVNLTQDTDVELANSSHPPLWSTDSQHLFCVARGHLWRIEVASRAIEKLTDGFDRRVVRLVRQAEADTVWSPDNTESVSVQTLRGTEHGFHRINLKTRKITRLVEETRVYNRKGNMDVAPQTGNIFYSVEDISHPSEMWIADADFQNPRQLTRLNSGIEKTPLGTFQSITWQTPVGKQLRGALLFPADYVEGQSYPLITQVYGGSFLSHRGNDFGTDGTGHNFLLTKQGYVVFLPDMPMETNAPIQELTECVLSGIDAVVDMGIADAKRLGVMGHSYGGYCVNALITQTSRFAAAVSSAPVSDLISLYGYLTEGGDSPWITWAERSQGKMGGSLWEFRERYIENSPIFFLDKVETPLLLIVGALDDDAVPQAGEMFSGLRRLGKKAVLARYENEGHTPQRGRYPNVVDYWQRVLTWFDEHLSESPEGDPELQRGQQ, encoded by the coding sequence ATGGTGCAGTATAACGATATGCGGGAGAGTATTAATGATATTCTTTGCCTGGAACTTCTCTCTAATTCTCATTCAATTGCTGTTTCGCCTGATGGCAATCAGCTTGCTGTCGTTGTTCAGAATTATCGTAGACATCAAGCAAGGAGGATATCTGAACGTTTCCTACCTTCAGGTTTGAACAAGGGGTTTGAAGGAAGTGAAATTTGGCTTGCTACTGTTAAGAACGGAGAATCACGAAATCTCACACCGAATTGGGGGACAAGTTATAGATCTGCATGGTCACCGGATGGAAAGAAACTGGCTTTTTATTCGGATAAGCATGGGAAGGCACAGTTGTGGGTATGGGAAAGGGGCGAAGATGAGCCGCGACTCGCGAGTGAGGTCACAATTCGACCGTTTTCGCAGAGCGGTCCACCGCCGCTCTGGACACCTGATGGGACGCGGATCGTTGTCAAGCTGCAACCGGAAACAGAGGTGATGGAAGAAACACTACCAGACAGAGAAGCGGTATCTGTTACAGTTTTTGCGAGTTGTGTTCCTGAGGAAACACCTATAAACAAAGAAAACCCCGAAGGTGAATCTGAACTATGGTGGCCCTCATGGGGACATTGGTTTCGCTCAGATGTAGGCGTGATAACAATCGGAACGGGTGAAGTCCAGACGTTAGCGCAAGGATTCCATCCATTTGGTCTTCGTCTTTCACCTGATGGTGCAACTGTCGGGGTTGTGAACTTTCGGGGATTTGAGAAATTAGAAAACGCTCAAGGAATGTACGAGTTTTATCTTTTTCCGCTTGATGGCACTCCGCCAAAGTTGATTGCGGATTCACTTAAGTTCCATGGACTTTTGTTTAGTTGGTCTCCAGATGGTCGCTATATTGCTTATACAACAGAGGGGTATCCCGGCTCAACCGAAGCATCAAAATCGGAGCTTTTTCTCATTTCGACGGTTGATGGTAGTCAAGTAAACCTCACTCAGGATACCGATGTTGAACTGGCAAACAGTTCACACCCACCTTTATGGAGTACAGATAGCCAACACCTGTTCTGTGTTGCCCGAGGGCATCTTTGGCGCATTGAGGTCGCCAGTCGAGCCATTGAGAAACTAACAGATGGATTTGACCGACGTGTCGTTCGGCTTGTTCGACAGGCTGAAGCAGATACCGTCTGGTCACCAGACAATACTGAGTCGGTGTCCGTTCAGACATTGAGGGGGACAGAACATGGGTTTCATCGCATCAACCTGAAAACTCGGAAAATCACAAGGTTGGTTGAAGAAACGCGGGTGTATAATAGGAAGGGAAATATGGATGTTGCACCTCAGACGGGTAATATTTTCTATAGTGTTGAAGATATAAGTCATCCGTCCGAGATGTGGATAGCGGATGCTGACTTTCAAAACCCAAGACAACTTACCCGCCTAAATTCCGGCATTGAAAAGACACCTCTCGGTACTTTTCAGAGTATTACTTGGCAGACTCCCGTTGGAAAACAGTTAAGAGGCGCATTGTTGTTCCCTGCAGACTATGTTGAAGGACAGAGTTACCCGTTAATCACACAGGTTTATGGTGGTTCTTTTCTATCACATAGGGGCAACGATTTCGGAACAGATGGTACGGGACATAATTTTCTGCTCACGAAGCAAGGTTACGTTGTCTTTCTCCCAGATATGCCTATGGAAACCAACGCACCGATTCAGGAATTAACCGAGTGTGTTCTCTCTGGTATAGATGCGGTAGTTGACATGGGAATTGCTGATGCCAAACGTTTAGGAGTGATGGGGCACAGTTACGGAGGGTACTGTGTCAATGCATTGATTACGCAAACGTCTCGGTTTGCGGCTGCTGTCAGTAGTGCACCGGTTAGCGATTTGATTAGTTTATATGGATATTTAACAGAAGGCGGAGATAGCCCTTGGATCACTTGGGCGGAGAGGAGTCAGGGCAAAATGGGGGGTTCCCTTTGGGAATTCCGAGAACGATATATTGAAAACTCCCCGATCTTTTTCCTTGACAAGGTGGAAACACCCTTATTATTGATTGTTGGTGCATTAGACGACGATGCTGTCCCGCAGGCAGGGGAAATGTTCTCCGGTTTACGTAGACTCGGAAAAAAGGCAGTTTTAGCACGATATGAGAATGAAGGGCATACACCGCAACGAGGACGTTATCCGAATGTGGTTGACTATTGGCAGCGGGTACTTACTTGGTTTGATGAGCATTTGTCGGAATCTCCAGAAGGCGATCCTGAGTTGCAAAGGGGGCAGCAATGA
- a CDS encoding isochorismatase family protein: MKTLNLRVRYFQDSTPADVPCRETAFIRREFEMPLPVDETALVLVDLWNVHFIESWIERAAQITKECVVPVINAAREAGLTIVHAPSPSVAEQYPQLERHKPPEPSTPSAWPPSDFRSRAGDYAVYQGPRSQPPGIGIHWDKLASQLAVSPAIDVKPEEFVIATGQQLHELLEERRILHLLFAGFATNWCVLGRDYGIRSMARYGYNIILFRDATTGVEFPDTYDNLFTTEIAIREVEQQYGFSASNADFFEAVEALPA, encoded by the coding sequence GTGAAAACGCTAAATTTACGCGTCCGATATTTTCAGGATAGTACGCCAGCAGATGTGCCGTGCCGTGAAACTGCTTTCATCCGGCGCGAATTTGAGATGCCGTTACCGGTTGATGAGACCGCTTTGGTCCTCGTTGATTTGTGGAACGTGCATTTCATTGAAAGCTGGATAGAACGCGCGGCGCAGATAACGAAGGAGTGCGTTGTCCCTGTGATAAATGCTGCACGGGAAGCGGGTTTGACGATCGTTCATGCCCCTTCTCCGTCGGTAGCGGAGCAATATCCGCAACTCGAACGGCACAAACCGCCTGAACCGTCTACACCTTCAGCATGGCCCCCCTCCGATTTCCGAAGCCGTGCGGGGGACTACGCCGTTTATCAGGGACCTCGCAGCCAGCCGCCGGGTATCGGCATCCATTGGGACAAACTCGCATCGCAACTTGCTGTCTCCCCTGCGATTGATGTGAAACCGGAAGAGTTCGTCATCGCAACCGGGCAGCAGTTGCATGAACTCTTGGAGGAGCGGCGTATCTTGCATCTGCTCTTCGCTGGTTTCGCAACGAATTGGTGTGTCTTGGGGAGAGATTACGGTATCCGTTCGATGGCACGGTACGGGTATAATATCATCCTGTTTCGTGATGCCACAACCGGCGTGGAATTCCCGGATACTTACGATAACCTGTTCACAACGGAAATCGCTATTCGGGAGGTGGAACAGCAGTACGGGTTTAGTGCGTCGAATGCTGATTTCTTTGAGGCGGTTGAGGCATTGCCAGCATAG
- a CDS encoding insulinase family protein gives MKKQTFTGLGIATLIACLIVWGIPSTFAKPHEELTFEPIEFKPPVPEKRMLSNGMVLYLLEDHELPLFNISGLIKTGDIYDPADKVGLSSIFATVMRTGGTVSREPDALNEELESMAASVEVGMSREYGTINLSTLAEDIEKGLVIFADVLRNPAFREDKLELRKQQSIERIRRRNDNPIQLAWRNFSALLYGIDHPFGWYTEMAGIESITVDDLKAFHAKYYHPDNMMLAITGDFETETLIAQLEKVFKGWEPAAIAFPDVPTVDPTPKPSVNYIFKNLPQSVMLIGHFGIKRTPDFPDFFALRVMNDILGEGGFTSRLMREVREKHGLAYMVGSIMQTSYYTNPGEWFAYSQTRTEKTAEAISLIVDVVKGLRDTPVPEAELQRTKDSLINSFVFGFESSAQIAFQQMMLDYRGYAPGFLETFTDNIAKVTAEDVQAVAQKYLHPDALTIVTVGNKANFDRPLDEFGEVNVIEIEQPAPPPPAEPMPEASEGDMAKAKEIVAMAVEAHGGLEKLQAVKNIVVEGRTAANSPMGPMNLDVKIYQVYPDKLRQDIKMPQGEMSVAFDGTSGFALTPMGPQPLPPEMTASLKDGIFREPIWLLANLIQDNGSVQHAGTEEVMGKPTAILLVKQPSGEALKVFISEETHYIVKMEFRETEQGVALNKEAVMDDYRDVEGVKIPYHVVQNVEGEQFTETRISSVTINAELDESLFQEPK, from the coding sequence ATGAAGAAACAAACCTTTACCGGATTGGGCATCGCGACGCTGATTGCCTGCCTTATCGTGTGGGGTATTCCGTCTACATTCGCGAAACCACACGAAGAACTTACCTTTGAACCGATTGAGTTTAAACCGCCTGTTCCAGAGAAACGGATGCTCTCGAACGGGATGGTGCTTTACCTCCTTGAGGACCACGAGTTACCGCTTTTCAACATCAGCGGCTTGATTAAAACCGGTGACATCTACGATCCTGCGGATAAGGTGGGTTTATCATCAATATTCGCAACCGTTATGCGAACAGGTGGCACGGTATCGCGTGAACCGGACGCACTGAACGAGGAATTAGAATCAATGGCGGCTTCTGTTGAAGTCGGCATGTCCCGCGAGTATGGCACGATTAATCTCTCAACACTCGCAGAAGACATCGAGAAAGGATTGGTAATCTTTGCGGATGTGCTCAGGAATCCCGCGTTTCGTGAAGACAAATTGGAACTCCGCAAGCAGCAGTCGATCGAACGTATCCGTCGCCGCAACGATAACCCTATTCAACTCGCGTGGCGCAACTTCTCTGCGCTGCTTTACGGAATCGACCATCCCTTCGGGTGGTATACCGAAATGGCGGGCATAGAAAGTATCACTGTTGATGATCTCAAAGCCTTTCATGCGAAATATTACCACCCCGATAACATGATGCTCGCGATTACCGGTGACTTTGAAACGGAAACCTTGATCGCACAGTTGGAAAAAGTGTTTAAGGGTTGGGAACCCGCAGCTATTGCATTTCCTGATGTTCCAACCGTGGATCCTACCCCGAAACCCTCCGTTAATTATATTTTCAAGAATCTCCCGCAGTCAGTGATGTTAATCGGGCATTTCGGCATCAAGCGCACACCTGATTTTCCCGACTTCTTTGCACTTCGGGTCATGAACGATATACTCGGTGAAGGCGGATTCACGTCTCGCTTGATGAGGGAAGTGCGCGAGAAACACGGTCTCGCTTATATGGTCGGTAGCATAATGCAAACGAGTTACTACACGAATCCGGGGGAATGGTTCGCTTATTCGCAAACCCGTACCGAGAAAACGGCAGAAGCGATCTCACTCATTGTTGATGTCGTCAAAGGTCTCCGAGATACGCCTGTACCGGAAGCAGAGTTGCAGCGTACCAAAGATTCACTCATCAATTCGTTTGTCTTTGGGTTTGAGAGTAGTGCACAGATCGCCTTTCAGCAGATGATGCTCGACTATCGCGGTTATGCCCCAGGCTTCCTTGAAACCTTTACCGATAACATTGCTAAGGTCACAGCGGAGGATGTACAGGCAGTCGCACAGAAGTATCTCCATCCGGACGCACTCACGATTGTTACTGTCGGAAACAAAGCCAATTTTGACCGACCGCTTGATGAGTTCGGGGAAGTTAACGTGATTGAGATAGAGCAACCCGCACCTCCACCACCTGCGGAACCGATGCCTGAAGCGAGTGAAGGCGACATGGCGAAAGCCAAAGAGATCGTCGCAATGGCAGTCGAGGCACACGGTGGTCTTGAGAAGTTGCAAGCAGTGAAAAATATTGTTGTAGAGGGGCGCACTGCGGCTAATTCACCAATGGGACCGATGAACCTTGATGTAAAAATATACCAAGTCTATCCGGACAAATTGCGTCAAGATATCAAGATGCCCCAAGGAGAAATGAGTGTTGCCTTTGATGGCACTTCTGGATTTGCACTGACCCCTATGGGACCGCAACCCTTGCCTCCGGAAATGACGGCTTCCTTGAAGGACGGCATTTTCAGAGAGCCGATTTGGCTACTTGCAAATCTGATACAGGACAATGGTTCGGTCCAACACGCTGGCACGGAGGAGGTAATGGGAAAACCCACTGCCATTCTGCTTGTCAAACAGCCTTCGGGTGAAGCACTCAAAGTCTTTATCAGTGAAGAGACCCACTATATAGTGAAAATGGAATTCCGCGAGACGGAACAGGGTGTTGCACTGAATAAGGAAGCCGTCATGGACGATTATCGCGATGTTGAGGGTGTCAAAATCCCTTATCATGTTGTGCAGAATGTAGAGGGTGAACAGTTCACTGAAACTCGTATAAGTAGTGTCACAATAAACGCTGAACTTGACGAATCGCTATTTCAGGAGCCAAAGTGA
- a CDS encoding pitrilysin family protein, translated as MKQIRYLLILFFVALHGIASAQDLGDRVVEHIFPNGLKLLMIKRDTSPTIAPYILFKAGSVDESDDTRGIAHMLEHMLFKGTKTIGTRDYEKEQVVLAEIDRIGDALDMERAKGSRADAEKIAELEEALKTQQELAKEWIVTGEYTEIYTQHGSTGFNAGTSVDYTIYTVELPSNKLELWATLESDRLKNAVLREFYVEREAVKEERRMRVDTQPGGKLYEQFMATAFTAHPYGIPIIGWPSDIAMLNRRKAEEFFRIHYAPNNSVMAIIGNIDIDETISLIEKHFGDIPSQPLPPEVTTKELPQEGERRVEVEFDAEPQIMIGYHKPTIPHFDDYVLDFISAILSDGRTSRFYKNIVEKGIAISADSLNGYPGARYDNLFVIDGAPRSPHTTVDLEEAIYAELERLKTEPVAEKEFKRILKQVDASFIRGLSSNAGMARQLTFFEAIAGDWRYILQWRENIYKVTPEDIMRVAKTYFTKSNRTVGTLVKKEAEAPAGEDTEGSE; from the coding sequence ATGAAACAGATACGTTATTTGCTGATTCTATTCTTCGTTGCTTTACACGGGATAGCATCAGCGCAAGACCTCGGAGATCGGGTGGTGGAGCACATTTTCCCCAACGGTCTGAAGTTATTGATGATCAAACGCGACACGTCTCCTACGATCGCACCATACATCCTCTTTAAAGCCGGTTCCGTGGATGAATCAGATGATACACGCGGTATCGCACACATGCTCGAACACATGCTGTTCAAAGGCACTAAAACAATCGGCACGAGAGACTATGAAAAAGAACAGGTAGTGCTTGCCGAAATTGATCGGATAGGCGACGCACTTGATATGGAACGCGCAAAAGGCTCCAGAGCAGATGCAGAAAAGATAGCTGAGTTAGAAGAGGCACTCAAAACACAACAGGAACTCGCAAAAGAGTGGATTGTCACCGGCGAATACACCGAAATATATACGCAACACGGTAGCACGGGCTTCAACGCTGGAACTTCGGTTGACTATACCATTTACACTGTGGAGTTGCCGTCTAACAAGTTAGAGTTATGGGCGACCCTGGAGTCAGATCGGCTTAAGAACGCTGTTCTACGCGAATTTTATGTAGAACGCGAGGCGGTCAAAGAGGAACGCCGGATGCGTGTTGATACCCAACCGGGTGGTAAACTCTATGAACAGTTTATGGCGACTGCATTCACTGCACACCCTTACGGCATACCAATTATCGGATGGCCCTCGGATATTGCCATGCTGAATCGGCGCAAGGCGGAAGAGTTTTTTCGTATCCACTATGCCCCGAATAACTCTGTCATGGCTATTATCGGGAATATCGACATAGACGAGACCATCTCGCTCATTGAGAAGCATTTCGGTGATATACCGTCACAGCCGCTCCCTCCTGAAGTGACAACTAAGGAACTGCCACAGGAAGGTGAACGTCGTGTGGAAGTCGAATTTGATGCCGAACCGCAAATCATGATTGGATACCATAAACCGACAATTCCACATTTCGACGACTATGTACTCGATTTTATCAGCGCGATCCTTTCCGATGGACGCACCTCTCGGTTTTACAAAAACATTGTTGAGAAGGGGATAGCCATCTCTGCTGATTCATTGAACGGGTATCCGGGGGCGCGCTACGACAATCTTTTCGTCATAGATGGTGCACCACGATCGCCACACACAACTGTCGACCTTGAAGAAGCGATTTACGCCGAACTTGAAAGGCTCAAAACCGAACCCGTTGCTGAGAAAGAGTTCAAACGGATTCTCAAACAGGTGGATGCCAGTTTCATCCGAGGGCTCAGCTCGAACGCTGGTATGGCACGTCAACTCACCTTCTTTGAAGCGATCGCTGGCGATTGGCGTTATATTCTACAATGGCGTGAAAACATATACAAAGTTACGCCAGAGGACATCATGAGAGTCGCAAAAACCTATTTCACGAAAAGCAACCGCACCGTCGGTACACTCGTTAAAAAAGAGGCAGAAGCACCCGCCGGTGAAGATACGGAGGGCAGCGAATAA